CGATGGACTGAATTTCTGAATAAATGCGAGCATTGCATCACGCAACTTAACCGAGGAACGCACGGCCCACGGCTTGAGGTTGTCTTTGCACGCCTGCTTGAGCGTCTCCATTAGGTACTCTTGTGGCTGAAATGCGGTTATACTGGTACGAGAAATAACTGGTGGGAGTGGGACGATGGTCTTCTCCAGATAGACGTGTGCGGTGCCATGCTTGGACTTCCACACCAGCTGATACGCGGTTGCCTCAGTGCTGCGGTAAAGGAATTCTACAGCTTGTGGTAGCAGCACCTGGTCCAGCTCATCGAGGCCGATGTTTGCGTGCACGACGTGGAGCTTCTCTTCCGCGCCGATCACCCCGGCGGCGAAGCACTCGTGCTCGTGCGCCGGCGCCTGCAGGTCCATGGGGGAGTCGTCGTGTGGCATGATGTAGGTGTGCAGTTTGAGAGGGGGATGACCAGGGGCTGGCATCGCGACGAGCCGCTGCAGGGAGAACTTGATGACGTGCTCCGGAACCATACATCTGCTTCTTCCGTGGTCGTCGGTGCAACACAAGGGATCGGGGCGGAACCGCTGAACGAAGGCCCTGTGCAGACCGTCGCTCTCCTCCTGGCCAGCCATGGTGGCTGGTGGTGGAGACCAGTGGAAATCCTGTGTAGGCAGCTGGGTGAGCTCTGCCATGACGGCGTTGATGGTGGTAGGCCTGTAGCGGCACAAGGTGGACCGCAAGGTCTTGACCGCGGTCCCGATGATGTCGACGCTCTCGGAGAGACGCAAGACCATGAACATGTAGAAGCTCTCCATGGGCGCCATGGTGTCCGCGTAAACAAGGCTCACCGTGGCTTCTATGCCTCGGTCTGGGGAGTAGGCCGTCCTCGCGTGGAAATGGCGGTACTGACCTCCGCGCAGCATCTCGTAGTGCAGGAG
This region of Lolium perenne isolate Kyuss_39 chromosome 2, Kyuss_2.0, whole genome shotgun sequence genomic DNA includes:
- the LOC127329704 gene encoding uncharacterized protein; the encoded protein is MADAVGSAVISEAVNRTVTGLLGKMERVEQRDCMERLEMAHIRGSEAKSPNKHPLKMEAAVEASHRWLITDAPLLRWRKKLKRAAHECDDTLRRCKQRAAEDEARTDQLRRAYLPTRIAHATKSFISALAGDDGQQQQPSSTTVRRFERQADDAEEFLRFVRLGGTPLRPYAFSNPLVGQLMAGELLHYEMLRGGQYRHFHARTAYSPDRGIEATVSLVYADTMAPMESFYMFMVLRLSESVDIIGTAVKTLRSTLCRYRPTTINAVMAELTQLPTQDFHWSPPPATMAGQEESDGLHRAFVQRFRPDPLCCTDDHGRSRCMVPEHVIKFSLQRLVAMPAPGHPPLKLHTYIMPHDDSPMDLQAPAHEHECFAAGVIGAEEKLHVVHANIGLDELDQVLLPQAVEFLYRSTEATAYQLVWKSKHGTAHVYLEKTIVPLPPVISRTSITAFQPQEYLMETLKQACKDNLKPWAVRSSVKLRDAMLAFIQKFSPSS